CCCGCCTCGCGTCGCCTGGCGCGCACAGATGCGCCGACGGGTGCTCGACGAGGCGTGGACGCTGGCCGCGCAGCGCGGATGGGACCGGGTGCGGGTGGCCGACCTCGCCCAGCGCGCCGAAGTCTCCCGCCCCTCTCTCTACGCCGAGTTCGGCGACCGCGCGGGCATAGGCCAGGCCCTGGTGCGCCGGGAGGCCGAGCGTTTTCTCACCGGCCTGGCCGACGTGCTGGACCGGCACCGCACCGACGTGGGCCTCGCCCTGCAGGCAGGCGTCGCTCACGCCCTGGACCAGGCCGAGCACAACCCGTTCATCGAAGCGGTGCTCAACGCCGCCAGGGGCGGCACCGACGCCCTGCTGCCCTTCCTGACCAGCCGCCCCGAGCCCGTCTTCTCCGGAGCCTGGACCCTGGTGTGCGCATGGTTGGGCGACGTGCTGCCCCAGGTGGACGACGACCGGCGCACGGAGGCCGCCGACCTACTGGTGCGGCTCAGCATCAGCCACATGCTGCTGCCGCCCCCCGAGCCGGGCACGGCACCGGCCCGCGTGGCCCGAGCGGCCTGTGCCGTGCTGGGGATCGCGCCGCCGCCCGCACCCCCGCCCGGGCACGGACTGACGACGTGATCGCAGACGGGCGACGGGGGAACGGCAGCCCCCTGCACGCACAAGGCCGGCCCGGCGTCGAGCGCTGTCGCGGATGCGGCGCACGGACGTCGCGCCATGTCCGCCTGTTCCGGGGGGTCGTCCTTCCCGCACCACCTGACGCTGCGGCGCCGTCTGGCCGGGGTGTACCGGCTCTACGGCGAGCCCGCCGAGGCCGGGCGCTGGATGTACCTGGAGGAGGACCGCGGCGCCGGCGAGACGACCGCTTTCGAGGCGCGGTACGCCTCTCCCGGGCGGCGGATGAAGGCACTGGCCTGGCGCGGCCCCGAGACGGAAGCGGCCACCGCCTTCGCCCGGGAGCAGCCGGCCTCGGTACGGGCCGCCTGCGCCGTCGAACGGGGACACCCTGTCGCCTGGGACGAGCCCGCCTCCTGCGGGGACACCGTGGGAGAGGAACGCGAGGCGCCCTGGGGGCCGTTGACGGCCGGCGGGGTGCTGGCGGGCGCCGGCTGCCTGGTGGCGGCCCTGGTGTTCCTCGCGATCTGGGTGAACGGGCTTATCGCCCTCTTCGGCTGACCCGGGGCGTGGGCGGGGGCGGAGGCGACCGCCTCTGCGGCTCCCGGCATGAGCCGGGCCGCACGGTTCGCCGTCGGTCGTGGCGCGGGGGGAATACGGCTGCCGCGCCCGGTCTTTGAAACGCGGTGGCAGGTCGGCGTCTTCGGGCGTGCGGCCTGTGCCGGGTCTGGTCAAGGACGAGGGGGATGCGGTGAGCGACGTGATGCGGGCGGTGCGGTTTCACGAGTACGGCGGGATCGAGGTCCTGCGGGTGGAGGAGGTGGAGCGGCCGGTGCCCGGTCCCGGGCAGGTGCTGGTCGAGGTCCGCGCGGCCGGGATCCAGCCGGGCGAGGCGCACATCCGCACGGGCGCGCTGCACGATCGCTGGCCGGCGGTGTTTCCCTCCGGGCAGGGCAGCGATCTCGCCGGTGTCGTCGTGGAGAGCGGCCCGCACGTGCGGGGCTTCGCGGTGGGCGACGAGGTGGTGGGCTTCACCCACCGGCGGGCCAGCCATGCGCAGTTCGTCGTGGTCGACGACGTGCATCTGGTCTTCCGTCCGGCGGGCCTGGACTGGGACGTGGCCGGGGCGCTGTACGTGGCCGGCACGACCGCCTACGCCACCGTGTTCGCGGCGGACCCGGGCCCGGGCGACACCGTCGTCGTCTCCGGGGCGGCGGGCGGGGTGGGGTCGCTCGCCGTGCAGCTCGCCCGGCGGCACGGTGCCACGGTGATCGGGCTGGCGAGCGAACGCAACCACGCCTGGCTGAAGGAGCACGGCGTGCTCCCCGTCGCGTACGGGCCGGGCGTGGCCGGGCGGATCCGTGAGGCCTGCGGCGGCAGGGTCGACGCGTTCATCGACACCTTCGGCGACGGCTACGTGGCCCTGGCGGTGGAGCTGGGCGTGCGGCCCGAACGGATCAACACGATCTCCGACTGGCAGGCGGCGGCCGAGGTCGGCGCCCGGACCTACGGCGAAGGAGCGGCGGCGAGCGCGGTCGTGCTCGGCGAGCTGGCCCGGCTCGCCTCGCGCGGACAGCTGGAGGTGCCGATCGCCCGCACCTACCCGCTGGAACAGGTGCGCGATGCCTTCCGCGAGCTGGAACGACAGCACACCCACGGCAAGATCGTGCTCCGGCCCCAGGAGAAGTCCTTCTGACCGGGCGGGCGTGGGGGCGGGCGTGGGCAGGCCTCGGCTTCCCGGTCCGGTACGCGGGCGGCCGGCGTCCGTTCGTGAAAGCGCGGCCGGATGCTCTACAGGGGGCGGCGCCCGCTGACGGCGCCGCCGGGGTCGTCCGCGAGGGCGATGCGGACGGTGATGCGTTTGCCGAGCGACTCGCGTCGCGCTTCGAAGCCGCGCGCGACGGCCATCACGATCTCCAGGCCGTGCTGGCCGACCCGGCCGGCGTCCGCGGCCCGGGCCACCGGCAGCACCGGACAGGCGTCCCACACCGCGACCTCGACCGTGTCACCGGTGATTGCCAGGTCCAGCAGCACCGGTCCGGGGGCGTACTTGCGGGCGTTGGTCACCAGCTCGCTGACCACCAGCTGGGTGAGGTCCATGGCGCGCTGGGAGACGGGCAGGCCGTGTTCGGCCTGGACCCGGGTGAGGAACGCGGCCGCCAGATGACGGGCCCGGGCGATGTCCGTACCGTCCCCGACCAGGGCCGCACCGGTCTTGAGCACCGGCCTGCCCAGCTCCGCGCCGTCCGCCGGCGCCGGGTCCGGTTGTCTTACGAGCGTCATTCGCCCCCCTCGTCGCAGCATCCCGGCGCGTGTACCCGCGAAGCCGTGGTTCATGTCCGGGGATGTTTGTCAGCGCTGCTCCTCACGGAGCCGGGCCATGACGGCCTCCAGCTCCTGGAAGGCCTTGTCCTCGTCCTGTGGCGAACTGCGCTGAGTCCGCAGGAGGCTGTCCCGGCCGGCCCGCATGCGGGCGTAGAGATCGAAACGACGCAAGGCTTCCTCGATCAGATCGTTCGAGGCAGGACGCTGAGGCGGCACGGGGTGGCCTTTCGGGCATGACGGTCGGATACGCCGACCAGACTTCCCGGCACCCCACACGCCTCCCGGCGTGACGCGAGCACCCTACCCGCCGTCCGCCCCGGCGCGTGACCCGCTGCGGGGCGCCGAGGCGCCGATGGTGTGGGCCGGTGCCGTCTGCCGTGGCCGCCGTCGCCGCAGCGGTGGCGGTGCTGTGGCGGTGCGGTGGCGGGAGGCGCGGGGTGGCCGCTTCACGCCGGATCACGCCGGATCGGGGTGGGGCGGGTGGGTGACGCGCAGGGCGAGGAGGGCGATGTCGTCGCCGGGCGCGTCGCCCGCGACGCGGTCGGCGATCGTCTCCAGGAGTTCCTCCAGCGGCCAGTCCTCGCCCTCGTGCAGGAGGGCGCAGGCGCGCTGGATGCCGGTGTCGATGTCCTGGCCGGGGCGTTCGACGAGCCCGTCGGTGTAGAGCAGGAGGGTGGCGCCGACGGGCAGGTGCAGGCGCCGCTGGGTGCGGTGGCGGCCGTGCAGGCTGGGGTGGAGCAGCAGGTCGTGGTCGTCGAGGTGCTCGCAGGAGGTGCCGGGCCGGGCGAGCAGGGGGGCGGGGTGGCCGGCGTTGGTCCAGGTCAGGGTCCAGCCGTCGGCGGCAGGGGCGAGATGGGCGTGGACGAGGGTGCCCGACAGGTCCAGGCCCAGTGCGGTGTTGGCGCTCTCCAGGGCCTGTACGGCGGTTGCGGGGCCGCCGTCGGGGTGGTCGTGGTCGGCTTGGCGGAGCATGCTGCGGGCCTGTCCCATCAGGGTCGCGGCGCGCATGTCGTGGCCGGTGATGTCGCCGATCGTCACCGCCAGCGTCGCGGTTTCGCCGCCGGGGCACGGAGCGCGGTCGAGGGGGTAGGCGTCGTACCAGTCGCCGCCGACCATGTCCTGCGCGGCCGCGGGACGGTACAGGGCGGCCGTGGCCAGGCCGTCGACGGCGGGCAGGTCGGTGAGCATGGCCTCCTGCAGCCGGCGGGCCACGTCGATGCGGTCGTCGAGGAACTGGGCCCGCTCCAGTGCCTGCGCGGCGTAGCCGCTGACGGCGTACAGGACGGCGCGTTCGGCCACGTCGGGCCGGTGTTCGGTGTCCCAGGCCAGGGCCAGCGCGCCGAGCGTGCGGTGGGTGCCGGCCAGCGGCAGGCACACCATGGAGGCGAAGCCGAGGCTCTCCCAGCGGGCGGCCGCGTGCCGGCCGTAGGCGGCGCGGACCTCGTCGACGCCGTGCACCTCCACCAGGCGTTTGTCCCGCACGGCGCGGGCCGTGGGCCAGGCGCCGTCGTCCGGGTCGACCTGCGGCGCCTGCGGGTGGGCACGCGCCGGTCCGCGGGCCCGGCCGGGACGGGGCGCGGGTTCGAGGCTGAAGCCGACGTAGACCGGTTTGAGATCGCTGGTGATCAGCTCACCGACCTGGGTGCGGACCTCCTCCACCCCGGCGGTGTCGGCCAGGACCTCCGAGGCCCGCAGCACCAGTTCGGAGCGTGCCAGCAGCGCGGCGGTCTCGGCGCGGGCCTCCTCGGCCTGCCGGGAGACGATCCGCAGCCGCAGTTCCGCCGTGCACGCGGCGGCCAGGTCCTCGAGCGCCTGCACCTCCCGCTCGCTCCACCGGCGGGGCCGGGTGTCGACCGCGCACAGCGCGCCCAGGACGGTGCCGTGGGGGTCGGTCAGCGGCATGCCCGCGTAGCCGGCCGCGCGCAGGTGGGTGACCACCGGCCCGCTGCGCGTGCGCGGGTCGGTGCGGGCGTCGCTCACCACCAGCGGGGCGCCGGAGCCGACCACCAGCGCGCACAGGGAGTCGGCCAGTGCGGCCTGCCGGGACACCGACCACGGCCGGCCGGCCCCGGCCATGCCGGGGAAGACCTGCCGGCCGTCCTCGGCGAGCGCCACCAGCGCCACCGGCACGTCCAGCACGTTCGCGACCAGCCGCGCGAAGCGGTCCATGCCCGCGTCCGCCGACGCCGACAGACCGGTGCGTGCCAGTGCGGCCAGCCTCCTGGTGCGAACCGCGTCCTTTTCGCCCGCCACTGCCTACGAGACCTTCCCTGCCGTCGTGCCGCGGAACACCTGACAGCGTAGACAGATACCCCGAGACCGATCAGGCACCTACCGCACGGCCGGGAGGTGTTCCCCGGACCGCGTTCGGGTCCGGCGAGGCCCGCCGGGCGGTGCCCAGTCGCACGGTTTCCGTACGCCATCGGCACGGTTCGGGGCAGGAGGCAGGGTGGGGTGGGCGTGTCCGGCGCACCCGAGCAGGCGTGCGAGCAGGCGCCCTTGGCTATTCGTAGGTGGACAGGGCCAGGCCGAGGCCGAAGAACGTGGGGGCCCATTCCCCGACGAAGATGCCCCACCGGTCGGCACGCTCCTCGCCCTTCTTCTCCACTTGGAGGGAGGCGGCCCAGGAGATGACGCTCAGGCCGATGGAGACGAATGCGGCGGCGTAGGCGTGCTCGGCTCGGATGCCGGATTCGTGCAGCTTCTTGACGATCATCGCGGCTGGCTCCCTGATTCGGCGTGGGGTGACGGTTCAGTCTCATCGCAGCCGGCCGGACTCGGCGAGTGCTGAGAGACCGTTCGGTCCTCTCCCGCAGCGCACACGCCATGGGCGTGCCTGAACCTGGGCCGGGAGCCGGGCGGGGGCTCTCAAGCGGACCGGCGGCAAAAGCGGCTCACGTCTTCGGTCTCCGCGTCCACTGCGGCCCGGGTCCCGGGCGGCAGCGGTGCGAACGCCCGTACCGTGATCGAGCGGCCCGCGTCGCGGCGCGCCCAGGTGGCCACCACCAGGCCGTCGGCGACGACCGTGGGCCGGATGACTCCGCCTCCCGGCCAGACGTCGGCCTCGTGCGCCGCCGGGACGCAGGCTTCGCGACTGCGGTAGCCGAGCAGGTAGTTGTCCAAGGCGGGGAGCATCCGCACGTCCGGAGCGCCGGGAGCGCCGGGAGCGTCGGGCGGGTACTCCCGTTTTCCCGCCCGTGCGGCGAGCGTGGTGAGGTCGCCGTCCGCGGTGATCGCGGCGGCCCGGGCCAGCGTGTTCCAGGCCCGGCGGGCCCAGGAGAGCGGCAGCCCGGACCAGACGGCGAAGTCCTGCGGGCCGGCCGGCGCGTGTGCGGCCAGGTAGCGGCGGGCCAGCTCGGCAAGAGCCGCGTCCCCGTCCGCCTCCCGTCGGCCGCCGCCTCGGGGCAGCCAGTCGTCGAGCAGGACATAGGTGGCCTCACCGGCGCGGCGGGGGCCGTGGCACAGGACGCCGGTGAGTGCGGCGTGGCGGATCAGGTGGAAGGGCGCCTGTCCATCGGGTGGGATGCCGAGAGGGGTGAGGTGGCCGGTCAGCTCGGCCCGGGTGAGGGGGCCGTGCGTGGAAAGGACCTGCCGGATGAGGTGGTCGGCGCGCCGGCGCAGCTCCTCGTGCAGGCCGAGCTGGTGGTAGCGGCGGCCGGTCGCGGCAAGGATCCGGGGGGCGAGCAGGGCCAGGAGCGGGCGGGCGTCCTCACT
Above is a genomic segment from Streptomyces collinus Tu 365 containing:
- a CDS encoding TetR/AcrR family transcriptional regulator, which gives rise to MRRRVLDEAWTLAAQRGWDRVRVADLAQRAEVSRPSLYAEFGDRAGIGQALVRREAERFLTGLADVLDRHRTDVGLALQAGVAHALDQAEHNPFIEAVLNAARGGTDALLPFLTSRPEPVFSGAWTLVCAWLGDVLPQVDDDRRTEAADLLVRLSISHMLLPPPEPGTAPARVARAACAVLGIAPPPAPPPGHGLTT
- a CDS encoding DUF6584 family protein, yielding MSACSGGSSFPHHLTLRRRLAGVYRLYGEPAEAGRWMYLEEDRGAGETTAFEARYASPGRRMKALAWRGPETEAATAFAREQPASVRAACAVERGHPVAWDEPASCGDTVGEEREAPWGPLTAGGVLAGAGCLVAALVFLAIWVNGLIALFG
- a CDS encoding NADP-dependent oxidoreductase, which gives rise to MRAVRFHEYGGIEVLRVEEVERPVPGPGQVLVEVRAAGIQPGEAHIRTGALHDRWPAVFPSGQGSDLAGVVVESGPHVRGFAVGDEVVGFTHRRASHAQFVVVDDVHLVFRPAGLDWDVAGALYVAGTTAYATVFAADPGPGDTVVVSGAAGGVGSLAVQLARRHGATVIGLASERNHAWLKEHGVLPVAYGPGVAGRIREACGGRVDAFIDTFGDGYVALAVELGVRPERINTISDWQAAAEVGARTYGEGAAASAVVLGELARLASRGQLEVPIARTYPLEQVRDAFRELERQHTHGKIVLRPQEKSF
- a CDS encoding ATP-binding protein; protein product: MTLVRQPDPAPADGAELGRPVLKTGAALVGDGTDIARARHLAAAFLTRVQAEHGLPVSQRAMDLTQLVVSELVTNARKYAPGPVLLDLAITGDTVEVAVWDACPVLPVARAADAGRVGQHGLEIVMAVARGFEARRESLGKRITVRIALADDPGGAVSGRRPL
- a CDS encoding SpoIIE family protein phosphatase produces the protein MAGEKDAVRTRRLAALARTGLSASADAGMDRFARLVANVLDVPVALVALAEDGRQVFPGMAGAGRPWSVSRQAALADSLCALVVGSGAPLVVSDARTDPRTRSGPVVTHLRAAGYAGMPLTDPHGTVLGALCAVDTRPRRWSEREVQALEDLAAACTAELRLRIVSRQAEEARAETAALLARSELVLRASEVLADTAGVEEVRTQVGELITSDLKPVYVGFSLEPAPRPGRARGPARAHPQAPQVDPDDGAWPTARAVRDKRLVEVHGVDEVRAAYGRHAAARWESLGFASMVCLPLAGTHRTLGALALAWDTEHRPDVAERAVLYAVSGYAAQALERAQFLDDRIDVARRLQEAMLTDLPAVDGLATAALYRPAAAQDMVGGDWYDAYPLDRAPCPGGETATLAVTIGDITGHDMRAATLMGQARSMLRQADHDHPDGGPATAVQALESANTALGLDLSGTLVHAHLAPAADGWTLTWTNAGHPAPLLARPGTSCEHLDDHDLLLHPSLHGRHRTQRRLHLPVGATLLLYTDGLVERPGQDIDTGIQRACALLHEGEDWPLEELLETIADRVAGDAPGDDIALLALRVTHPPHPDPA
- a CDS encoding winged helix DNA-binding domain-containing protein — translated: MPEYDRVRLRRACAQALAGGVREATAEAVVRRVCALQAQDAMAADLGIRARGADITAPAVRAAYEDERSIVRGWYLRGTLHTVCSEDARPLLALLAPRILAATGRRYHQLGLHEELRRRADHLIRQVLSTHGPLTRAELTGHLTPLGIPPDGQAPFHLIRHAALTGVLCHGPRRAGEATYVLLDDWLPRGGGRREADGDAALAELARRYLAAHAPAGPQDFAVWSGLPLSWARRAWNTLARAAAITADGDLTTLAARAGKREYPPDAPGAPGAPDVRMLPALDNYLLGYRSREACVPAAHEADVWPGGGVIRPTVVADGLVVATWARRDAGRSITVRAFAPLPPGTRAAVDAETEDVSRFCRRSA